One Neorhizobium sp. NCHU2750 genomic window carries:
- a CDS encoding iron ABC transporter permease, whose amino-acid sequence MSFAIRQRQGRARSPLFLTLCCLPALSLTCIPLFYVLSRSAEIGWEGSVEEIFRRRTFDLLVNTLVLGCCVTAGAATVGTSVAWCVEKTELPARSLWRVIVSLPLAVPAFISSYAWSSFDASLQTMGGAIFILTLSTYPLVYLPVAAAFRGMDSTYEDVSRSLGKGPWETFFRASLPQVRPALGVGSLLVLTHMFAEFGALAFLRVQTFTTAIFDSFELEFDSRSAALQSLVLILLCLPAAYGEMRLRTGGRTVRSGKGVRRPDAFVRLGWRTVPVQLALAVLLVFALAVPMAILCYWLSVGLSAGNGLSDIDDAVYGSLSLAIPGAVIVVVLALPVVLLSSRHTGGVSRMADRLPYVIHGLPGLVVALALVFVSIHYASALYQTYAVLMAAYAILYLPLAQSALRSSIALVPSSLEELARGLGRGPLSAFMSITLPNILPGIGAGLALVALELMRELTSTLMLAPIGVTTLATEVWSHTNDTEYAAAAPFAAMLVVVSAVPTYVFTRRGTKGADIE is encoded by the coding sequence GTGAGCTTTGCCATCCGACAGAGACAGGGGCGCGCACGTTCGCCCCTGTTCCTGACGCTTTGTTGCCTGCCAGCTCTGTCCCTCACCTGCATTCCGCTCTTCTACGTGCTGTCGCGCTCTGCCGAGATCGGATGGGAGGGGAGCGTCGAGGAGATATTCAGGCGGCGCACGTTCGATCTGCTGGTGAACACGCTCGTTCTCGGTTGCTGCGTGACCGCCGGAGCAGCGACCGTCGGGACGTCCGTGGCCTGGTGTGTGGAAAAGACCGAGCTTCCTGCCCGATCCCTGTGGCGGGTGATCGTCAGTCTTCCGCTTGCCGTGCCGGCCTTCATCTCCAGCTATGCGTGGTCGTCCTTCGATGCGTCGCTCCAGACGATGGGTGGCGCGATCTTCATTCTGACGCTCTCGACCTATCCGCTGGTCTACCTGCCGGTTGCGGCAGCATTCCGGGGCATGGACTCGACTTACGAGGATGTTTCACGATCTCTCGGCAAGGGACCGTGGGAAACGTTCTTCCGCGCTTCGCTGCCACAGGTCCGGCCGGCGCTCGGGGTCGGATCGCTGCTTGTCCTGACGCATATGTTCGCCGAGTTCGGGGCATTGGCTTTCCTGCGTGTCCAGACGTTTACGACAGCGATCTTCGACAGTTTCGAACTGGAATTCGACAGCCGTTCGGCGGCATTGCAGTCGCTCGTGCTCATCCTGCTCTGTCTTCCAGCAGCCTACGGCGAGATGCGGCTTCGAACAGGCGGCCGCACTGTCAGGTCCGGCAAGGGTGTTCGCAGACCTGACGCATTCGTGCGGCTCGGATGGCGCACGGTGCCAGTCCAGCTTGCCCTGGCCGTCCTTCTTGTATTTGCCCTTGCCGTTCCCATGGCCATCCTCTGCTACTGGCTGTCCGTCGGTCTCTCAGCGGGAAACGGCCTGTCCGACATCGATGACGCAGTCTACGGGTCACTGAGCCTGGCAATTCCCGGAGCCGTCATCGTCGTCGTCCTTGCCCTGCCGGTTGTGCTTCTCTCCAGCCGACATACAGGTGGGGTCTCCCGCATGGCCGACCGCCTCCCTTACGTCATTCACGGGCTGCCGGGCCTGGTCGTCGCGCTGGCACTGGTCTTCGTGTCGATTCACTATGCGAGTGCACTATATCAGACCTATGCGGTGCTGATGGCGGCCTATGCAATCTTGTACCTTCCGCTCGCTCAGTCCGCCCTGCGATCTTCCATCGCGCTCGTTCCTTCCAGTCTGGAAGAGCTGGCCCGCGGCCTTGGAAGAGGACCGCTCAGTGCGTTCATGTCGATAACCCTCCCGAACATCCTTCCGGGGATCGGAGCCGGCCTTGCGCTTGTGGCACTGGAACTCATGCGAGAGCTGACATCGACCCTGATGCTGGCGCCGATCGGGGTCACGACTCTTGCGACCGAGGTCTGGAGCCACACCAACGATACCGAGTATGCTGCCGCGGCCCCTTTCGCCGCCATGCTGGTCGTAGTCTCGGCCGTGCCGACTTATGTCTTCACGCGCCGGGGAACAAAGGGGGCAGATATCGAATGA
- a CDS encoding extracellular solute-binding protein yields MSSAVAAGAILSTPFVKTSWAADETLVLYNGQHAQTTKALVEAFKKATGITVDARKGSSSQLANQIIEEGAASPADLFYSEESPPVATLAEKGLLSPIAKATLSQIPKEYHAKDGTWLGASSRCRVVAYNKDMIDAGKLPGSVLDFATSAWKDKVGFVPTSGAFQEQIIAIEILKGRDAALAWLKGLKENGKIYNGNGAALKAVENGDVATALINNYYWFSLAKENGEDKMKSALHYVGHQDPGALITVSAAGILKSSKKQETAQKFVEFMVSADGQQAIADSVAEYPVREGIKSPYKLLPFKEIGAPAVTPADLGDAADALALRREAGLA; encoded by the coding sequence ATGAGCTCAGCGGTTGCCGCGGGCGCAATTCTCTCCACACCATTCGTGAAGACATCCTGGGCGGCAGACGAAACGCTGGTGCTCTACAACGGCCAGCACGCCCAGACCACCAAGGCTCTTGTGGAAGCCTTTAAGAAAGCGACCGGCATCACGGTCGATGCTCGCAAGGGCAGCAGTTCGCAGTTGGCGAACCAGATCATCGAGGAAGGCGCTGCTTCTCCTGCCGACCTGTTCTATTCCGAAGAAAGCCCACCTGTTGCCACCCTGGCAGAAAAAGGTCTGCTGTCTCCAATCGCCAAGGCCACCCTCTCGCAGATCCCCAAGGAGTATCATGCCAAGGACGGGACCTGGCTCGGCGCAAGCTCCCGTTGCAGGGTCGTGGCCTATAACAAGGACATGATCGATGCCGGCAAGCTCCCCGGCTCGGTTCTCGACTTCGCGACGTCGGCCTGGAAGGACAAGGTCGGCTTCGTCCCGACGAGCGGCGCATTCCAGGAGCAGATCATTGCCATCGAAATCCTCAAGGGCCGTGATGCTGCGCTCGCCTGGCTGAAGGGCCTGAAGGAAAACGGCAAGATCTATAACGGCAATGGCGCGGCCTTGAAGGCGGTTGAGAACGGTGATGTGGCGACCGCTCTCATCAACAACTACTACTGGTTCTCGCTGGCCAAGGAAAACGGCGAGGACAAGATGAAGTCCGCGCTTCACTATGTCGGCCACCAGGATCCCGGCGCGCTGATCACTGTTTCGGCAGCAGGCATCCTGAAGTCGAGCAAGAAGCAGGAGACGGCGCAGAAGTTCGTCGAGTTCATGGTCAGTGCCGACGGCCAGCAGGCCATCGCCGATTCCGTCGCCGAATATCCCGTCCGCGAGGGCATCAAGTCGCCGTACAAACTTCTGCCGTTCAAGGAAATCGGCGCTCCGGCGGTGACGCCCGCCGATCTCGGGGATGCTGCCGACGCACTCGCGCTTCGTCGCGAGGCCGGACTGGCGTGA
- a CDS encoding PepSY domain-containing protein → MKITAYAVCLSIIALPTLASASDRPGRDWIQKPELKQQMQAAGYSAIVVGADDGHWEGEAVKDGRIVEFHADARTGKITKSEPKTEE, encoded by the coding sequence ATGAAGATCACCGCATACGCCGTTTGCCTGTCCATTATCGCGCTCCCGACCTTGGCTTCGGCATCTGACCGTCCCGGTAGGGACTGGATCCAGAAGCCGGAGTTGAAGCAACAGATGCAGGCGGCTGGCTATAGCGCCATCGTCGTCGGGGCGGATGACGGACACTGGGAAGGCGAGGCTGTGAAGGATGGGCGCATCGTCGAATTCCATGCTGACGCCCGCACCGGAAAGATCACCAAGTCCGAGCCTAAAACGGAAGAATAA
- the aphA gene encoding acid phosphatase AphA: protein MKFSACYLAILAALATSPAFADDTSFGGSTTDQLAHQDPIHWVDVGQIEKSLEGKPPMTVGFDIDDTVLFSSPCFFYGQQKYSPGKFDYLKNQAFWDDINKNCDINYSIPKDVAAKLIAMHTKRGDTIYFITGRTKSEGERVTETIKRDFNMDKINPVVFTAGDATKTAFLKDKGVKIYYGDADGDMKQAIEVGARPIRVLRASNTTYKPMPKNGSFGEEVIVDSDH from the coding sequence ATGAAATTTTCCGCGTGCTATCTTGCCATTCTCGCGGCCTTGGCGACTTCGCCGGCCTTCGCTGACGATACCAGCTTTGGCGGCTCGACCACTGACCAGCTCGCGCACCAGGATCCTATCCACTGGGTGGACGTCGGCCAGATCGAGAAGTCGCTGGAAGGGAAGCCGCCGATGACGGTCGGCTTCGACATCGACGATACCGTGCTGTTTTCCAGCCCATGCTTCTTTTACGGCCAGCAGAAATATTCGCCGGGCAAGTTCGACTACCTGAAGAACCAGGCGTTTTGGGATGACATCAACAAGAACTGTGACATCAACTACTCCATCCCGAAGGATGTCGCGGCCAAGCTGATCGCCATGCATACCAAGCGCGGCGACACGATCTATTTCATCACCGGTCGCACCAAGAGCGAAGGCGAACGGGTCACCGAGACGATCAAGCGTGATTTCAACATGGATAAGATCAATCCGGTCGTGTTCACCGCTGGCGACGCCACCAAAACCGCCTTCCTCAAAGATAAGGGCGTGAAGATCTACTACGGCGATGCCGATGGCGACATGAAGCAGGCAATCGAAGTTGGCGCACGGCCGATCCGCGTCTTGCGCGCATCGAACACGACCTATAAGCCGATGCCCAAGAACGGATCCTTCGGCGAGGAAGTGATCGTCGACTCTGATCACTGA
- a CDS encoding Fic family protein, with product MTYIWQSPKWPSFHWQSDPLAASVAAVRLDQGRLIGRVEGLGFRTREATFLQALTDDVVKSSAIEGERLDEQQVRSSLARRLGIDIEGFVTPNRSVEGIVHITLDATVNCSTPLTAERLFQWHAALFPTGRNEWGHKLRVGEWRDDSGGRMEIVSGAFGHEKVHYVAPPAESLEKEMTAFLDWFNGSQAMDPLIKAAVAHLWFVAIHPFGDGNGRITRAIADMTLARSGGGAQRLYSMSAAIEKSRTGYYEALQAITSHEDLDITQWVTWFLDRLGSAVSAALLTLDNVMLKNQFWQSHAALDLNPRQAKVLNRLLEGNFEGKLTSTKWAKLTNASQDTAARDIADLLAKGILNKGEAGGRSTAYELALNLSTEGKPKSL from the coding sequence ATGACCTATATTTGGCAGTCTCCTAAATGGCCATCATTCCATTGGCAGTCAGACCCGCTTGCGGCCAGTGTTGCGGCAGTTCGGCTTGATCAAGGCCGCCTGATCGGTCGGGTCGAGGGCCTCGGTTTTCGCACCCGCGAGGCAACATTTCTGCAGGCCTTGACCGATGACGTAGTCAAATCGTCCGCGATCGAAGGAGAGCGACTGGACGAACAACAGGTCAGGTCATCTCTGGCAAGGCGGCTCGGTATCGACATTGAGGGCTTCGTTACGCCAAATCGCTCTGTCGAGGGCATTGTTCACATCACGCTCGATGCCACCGTAAACTGCTCCACACCGTTGACAGCGGAGCGCTTATTCCAGTGGCATGCCGCCCTCTTTCCGACCGGCCGCAACGAATGGGGACATAAGCTTCGCGTCGGTGAATGGCGCGACGATTCCGGCGGTCGCATGGAAATCGTGTCTGGTGCGTTCGGACATGAGAAGGTGCATTATGTGGCCCCGCCTGCCGAAAGCCTGGAAAAGGAAATGACGGCCTTCCTTGATTGGTTCAACGGATCGCAAGCGATGGATCCCCTTATCAAAGCAGCGGTCGCCCATCTCTGGTTCGTGGCCATTCATCCATTCGGGGACGGGAATGGCCGCATAACGCGCGCGATCGCAGATATGACGCTCGCGCGCAGCGGTGGGGGAGCTCAGCGGCTATATTCCATGTCCGCAGCCATCGAGAAATCGCGCACCGGCTATTATGAAGCTTTACAGGCGATCACCAGCCATGAGGATCTGGATATCACGCAATGGGTGACGTGGTTCCTCGATCGTCTGGGCAGCGCGGTGAGCGCAGCATTGTTGACCCTCGACAATGTCATGCTCAAAAATCAGTTCTGGCAAAGCCATGCCGCTCTTGATCTCAATCCGCGACAGGCAAAGGTTCTCAACCGGTTGCTGGAAGGGAATTTTGAGGGAAAGCTGACATCGACCAAGTGGGCCAAATTGACGAATGCGTCTCAGGACACAGCCGCGCGTGACATCGCAGACCTCTTGGCGAAAGGCATCCTGAACAAAGGCGAGGCCGGCGGCCGCAGCACGGCTTATGAGCTGGCTTTGAATCTTTCGACAGAAGGAAAACCGAAATCCCTGTGA
- a CDS encoding helix-turn-helix domain-containing protein, whose amino-acid sequence MICLGINVSDLSKPLLEIGSLLKAARKDLQLTQEQVADMAGISRPRYREIEVGSAAARVTTLINITRALGLELMLIPKAIAPAVNALLKPHDDDDDLPAFAVSPESDDHD is encoded by the coding sequence ATGATCTGCCTGGGTATCAATGTGAGCGATTTGTCAAAACCTCTGTTGGAAATTGGTAGCCTGTTAAAGGCGGCTCGCAAGGACCTCCAACTCACACAGGAGCAGGTTGCCGATATGGCGGGCATCTCGCGCCCGAGGTATCGCGAAATCGAGGTCGGGAGCGCTGCTGCCCGCGTTACGACATTGATCAACATCACGCGCGCGCTCGGTCTGGAACTGATGCTCATCCCGAAAGCGATCGCCCCGGCAGTCAATGCTCTCCTAAAGCCTCATGATGACGATGATGATCTGCCAGCCTTTGCTGTCAGCCCGGAGAGCGACGATCATGACTGA
- a CDS encoding HipA domain-containing protein → MTDVPVHPKSISSLEVFLNDLKIGTIVRTPGDFNAFSFEDSYRATGGFPVLSLSFRSATGGLRKDPKPVARALPAFFANLLPEDKLREAMEKHHAGSVRAGNDFDLLVALGSDLPGAVRVAPSGGAVASVDARSRPRPKARFSLAGVQMKLSVIKNTGKGGGLTIPLGDEQGSYIAKFPSTSFPGVSENEYAQLALAEAIGMDVPERELVEQADFEGIPEEFSTLSDGKVLLVKRFDREANGERIHMEDFAQVFGIYPSRKYEGAAYHDIARALAIAVSTATSLEFVRRLAFAVMTGNGDMHLKNWSVTYGGVGDKPAIAPVYDVLSTIPYIPADAMALSLAGERSFKAMNAQRWKAFANRAQLPEAAVLRAVTEIVGQVDRFWWSLPERTYVPQKVLERIDGHVKAMVPILGTCAE, encoded by the coding sequence ATGACTGATGTTCCGGTTCATCCGAAGTCCATTTCGTCTCTCGAGGTATTCCTAAATGATCTGAAAATTGGGACGATCGTCAGGACCCCTGGCGACTTTAACGCATTCAGCTTCGAGGACAGCTATCGTGCGACTGGCGGGTTCCCTGTGCTCAGCCTGTCTTTTCGTTCAGCCACCGGTGGTCTCCGCAAAGATCCGAAGCCAGTAGCCAGAGCACTGCCTGCGTTCTTTGCCAATCTTCTGCCGGAAGACAAGCTGCGCGAAGCGATGGAGAAGCACCACGCAGGCAGTGTCCGGGCCGGAAACGACTTCGATCTCCTTGTCGCGCTTGGTTCGGATCTGCCCGGAGCCGTTCGTGTCGCGCCGAGCGGAGGCGCTGTTGCTTCTGTCGATGCGCGTTCGCGCCCCAGACCAAAAGCCCGATTTTCTCTGGCAGGTGTCCAGATGAAGCTCTCTGTCATCAAGAACACAGGCAAGGGTGGAGGACTGACCATCCCGCTCGGCGACGAGCAGGGTTCGTACATTGCCAAGTTCCCCTCGACATCTTTCCCCGGCGTCTCCGAGAACGAATACGCTCAACTCGCCTTGGCCGAAGCTATCGGGATGGACGTACCGGAGCGCGAACTTGTCGAACAAGCAGATTTTGAGGGCATTCCGGAAGAATTTTCGACGCTGTCAGATGGCAAAGTCCTATTGGTCAAGCGGTTCGATCGTGAGGCCAATGGTGAGCGTATCCACATGGAAGATTTCGCCCAGGTATTTGGTATCTATCCTTCCCGAAAATACGAAGGGGCGGCGTATCATGACATCGCCAGAGCGCTCGCAATCGCGGTCTCAACGGCGACCTCGCTCGAATTCGTACGACGGCTGGCTTTCGCCGTCATGACTGGTAACGGCGATATGCATCTCAAAAACTGGTCGGTGACCTACGGTGGTGTGGGCGACAAACCTGCGATCGCCCCAGTTTACGACGTACTCTCAACAATCCCGTATATTCCAGCTGACGCAATGGCACTGTCGCTTGCTGGCGAGCGCTCATTCAAGGCGATGAATGCCCAGAGATGGAAAGCATTCGCCAATCGGGCACAATTGCCGGAAGCTGCAGTCCTCAGAGCGGTGACCGAAATTGTGGGCCAGGTCGACAGGTTTTGGTGGTCCTTACCAGAACGGACTTATGTTCCCCAAAAAGTGCTGGAACGCATCGACGGGCATGTCAAGGCGATGGTGCCAATCCTTGGCACATGCGCCGAGTAG
- a CDS encoding DUF1109 domain-containing protein, which produces MKTDDLIDRLASNLQPVPPGALGRLLAFLLIPGILLSAAVILLGHGLRPDLATAIYLPAFWVKSIYPLALAMAAITALMVVARPGGNPSRLGIALFAIYIALVALGLWQLHSSPAEDYPRLIFGISAWFCPFIILVSAAPIFIAITVFLRRSAPTNLPMAGFAAGLAAGSLGAWTYSWGCIENGLPFVALWYSSGIALSGLAGLILSRPLLRW; this is translated from the coding sequence GTGAAGACGGATGATCTTATCGACAGACTGGCAAGCAATCTGCAGCCGGTACCGCCTGGAGCGCTCGGGCGGCTGCTCGCTTTCTTGCTGATACCTGGCATACTGTTGTCGGCGGCCGTGATCCTTCTCGGGCATGGGCTGCGGCCGGATCTTGCCACAGCCATCTATCTGCCTGCGTTTTGGGTAAAGTCAATCTATCCGCTGGCATTGGCCATGGCCGCGATTACAGCCCTTATGGTTGTTGCCCGCCCCGGCGGCAATCCAAGCCGACTCGGCATTGCTTTGTTTGCAATCTATATTGCGCTCGTGGCACTCGGCCTCTGGCAGCTGCATTCATCCCCGGCAGAAGACTACCCAAGGCTGATCTTTGGCATTTCCGCCTGGTTCTGCCCTTTCATCATTCTGGTTTCCGCCGCGCCGATATTCATCGCGATTACCGTGTTCCTGCGGAGAAGCGCTCCAACCAACTTGCCGATGGCAGGCTTTGCCGCGGGTCTGGCTGCGGGATCACTTGGTGCCTGGACTTACTCGTGGGGCTGCATCGAAAATGGCCTTCCATTCGTCGCGCTCTGGTACAGTTCAGGCATAGCACTGTCTGGACTGGCTGGATTGATCTTGTCTCGACCTTTGCTGCGTTGGTGA
- a CDS encoding sigma-70 family RNA polymerase sigma factor, producing the protein MKQLTEPELKALMLLSLDGDELAYRCLLDMLRHLLVNYYGRRIARSASADVDDLVQDTLLALHQRRITYDRGRPFTAWFFTIARHKLVDHYRRSGERQHLGMEMLEEVADGYREDAVSAGLDVNRLLASLPAWQGEMIRQVRLEGHSVSDTATKSGRSEAAVKINVFRGIQAMAAKLRGARSEDG; encoded by the coding sequence ATGAAGCAACTGACCGAGCCCGAGCTTAAAGCCCTGATGCTCTTGTCCCTCGATGGGGACGAGCTCGCTTACCGCTGCCTGCTCGACATGCTGAGGCACCTTCTCGTGAACTATTACGGTCGGCGGATTGCCCGTTCGGCATCTGCAGATGTGGACGATCTGGTTCAGGATACCTTGCTGGCACTGCATCAGCGCCGGATCACCTATGACCGCGGGCGGCCCTTCACTGCCTGGTTCTTCACCATCGCTCGCCACAAGCTGGTCGATCACTATCGCCGATCGGGCGAAAGGCAGCACCTCGGAATGGAGATGCTGGAAGAGGTAGCTGATGGATACAGGGAGGACGCCGTCTCTGCCGGCCTGGACGTCAACCGATTGCTGGCAAGCCTGCCCGCATGGCAGGGCGAGATGATACGGCAGGTGCGGCTGGAAGGTCATTCCGTCTCGGACACAGCAACGAAAAGCGGGCGAAGCGAGGCCGCGGTCAAGATTAACGTATTTAGAGGCATTCAGGCGATGGCCGCAAAACTGAGAGGCGCGCGCAGTGAAGACGGATGA
- a CDS encoding cytochrome b/b6 domain-containing protein: MEALNHKISGRRVLIRRHSLMVRLSHWLNVLCMTVLLFSGLQIFNAHPALYWGQYGADSDPSVLSMEAEEEGDAMRGVTRIAGLSFNTTGVLGVSDVDGEATARGFPAWITLPSYQDLATGRRWHFFFAWLFVINGLIYMAYGLIARHFRRDLLPARDELSLGNLRHEIVDHVRLRFPKGEKARNYNALQKLTYLFVIFLLLPAMIGTGLTMSPGFDAFASWLLDVFGGRQSARTLHFITASALVAFVVVHVVMVIVSGLFNNMRSMITGRYSIDIEDRTEVQP; this comes from the coding sequence ATGGAAGCACTGAACCACAAGATCAGCGGCAGGCGCGTGCTCATCCGCCGTCACAGCCTAATGGTGCGCCTGTCGCACTGGCTGAACGTCCTTTGCATGACGGTATTGCTGTTCAGCGGCCTGCAGATCTTCAACGCGCATCCGGCCCTCTACTGGGGGCAGTATGGCGCCGATAGCGATCCGTCCGTCCTGTCCATGGAGGCGGAAGAGGAGGGGGATGCGATGAGGGGCGTTACCCGGATCGCTGGCCTGTCCTTCAATACGACCGGTGTCCTCGGCGTCTCCGACGTGGATGGCGAGGCGACGGCGCGCGGCTTTCCCGCCTGGATCACGCTGCCGAGCTATCAGGATCTTGCGACTGGCCGGCGCTGGCACTTCTTCTTCGCCTGGCTTTTCGTCATCAATGGCCTGATCTACATGGCCTATGGTCTCATTGCTCGCCATTTCCGCCGAGACCTTCTGCCCGCACGGGACGAGCTTTCACTCGGCAATCTCCGCCACGAAATCGTCGACCATGTCCGCCTGCGCTTTCCCAAGGGCGAAAAGGCGCGCAATTACAATGCGCTGCAGAAGCTGACATATCTTTTCGTCATCTTTCTGCTCCTGCCGGCGATGATCGGGACCGGTCTCACCATGTCACCCGGCTTCGATGCTTTCGCGTCCTGGTTGCTCGATGTCTTCGGCGGCCGGCAGTCGGCCCGCACGCTGCATTTCATCACGGCCAGCGCACTCGTCGCCTTCGTGGTCGTGCACGTGGTGATGGTCATCGTTTCGGGCCTCTTCAACAATATGCGTTCGATGATTACCGGCCGCTATTCCATCGACATTGAGGATCGCACGGAGGTCCAGCCATGA
- a CDS encoding molybdopterin-binding protein, which produces MSRIITRRRFLIGSTLTASALGLSGCDALVESPKVQSVLKLAEGLTMKTQRALIGDDTLAREYSLADISPTFRANGTSMPDGAQYQDLLSRKFSTWQLEVGGLVERPTKLSLAALKAMPARTQITRHDCVEGWSAIGQWTGVPLGALLNQVGLKPEARYIVFHCADEYEKTLDGSGWYYESIDLVDAFHPQTILAHSMNGHDLEVAHGAPLRLRVERQLGYKQAKYLMRIEAVADLSALYGGNGGFWEDRGYEWYAGI; this is translated from the coding sequence ATGAGTCGCATCATCACGCGCCGCCGGTTCCTGATCGGTTCGACGCTCACCGCCTCGGCACTCGGCCTCAGCGGCTGCGACGCGCTGGTCGAAAGCCCGAAAGTCCAATCGGTTCTGAAGCTGGCCGAGGGGCTGACGATGAAGACGCAGCGCGCCCTGATCGGCGACGACACGTTGGCGCGGGAATATAGCCTGGCAGACATCTCGCCGACCTTCCGTGCCAACGGCACGAGCATGCCGGACGGGGCGCAATATCAGGATCTGCTCAGCCGGAAGTTTTCGACATGGCAGCTCGAAGTCGGCGGGCTTGTCGAGCGGCCGACGAAACTGTCGCTCGCGGCGCTGAAGGCAATGCCCGCACGCACTCAGATCACCCGGCATGACTGCGTCGAGGGCTGGAGCGCCATCGGCCAGTGGACCGGTGTGCCGCTCGGCGCGCTACTCAACCAAGTCGGTCTGAAGCCGGAGGCGCGCTACATCGTTTTCCATTGCGCCGACGAGTACGAAAAGACGCTCGATGGCAGCGGTTGGTATTATGAAAGCATCGATCTCGTCGATGCATTCCACCCGCAGACCATTCTCGCCCATTCGATGAACGGCCACGATCTGGAAGTCGCCCATGGCGCGCCGCTCAGGCTGAGGGTCGAGCGGCAGCTCGGTTACAAACAGGCGAAATACCTGATGCGCATTGAAGCGGTTGCCGACCTCTCCGCCCTCTACGGCGGCAATGGTGGCTTCTGGGAAGACCGCGGCTACGAGTGGTACGCCGGGATCTGA
- a CDS encoding lipocalin family protein — protein sequence MKHLWKCLVGVLWRAGTLVPHTTAASESEVVKVGADHYSGTWLEIGRRPMWLTDGCVAGYSSYRRGKSPDEVLVEDGCRVGNPEGRLKTVHGTGRILDLDSDRAKMRVRYPLLITFNYWVLYKSPDKSWFISADPDMANLWIYARTVPSKTKLSVMIRKASQLGYDVRKLEFPEQ from the coding sequence ATGAAGCATCTTTGGAAATGCCTCGTCGGCGTTCTCTGGCGTGCCGGAACACTTGTACCGCACACCACCGCGGCATCCGAGTCTGAAGTGGTCAAGGTTGGCGCTGACCATTACAGCGGGACATGGCTGGAGATTGGCCGTCGGCCAATGTGGCTGACCGACGGCTGCGTTGCCGGCTATTCATCCTATCGCCGCGGCAAATCGCCGGATGAAGTGCTTGTCGAAGACGGATGCCGTGTCGGAAATCCGGAGGGTCGATTGAAGACTGTCCATGGAACGGGTCGCATACTCGACTTGGACAGCGACAGGGCGAAAATGCGTGTTCGCTATCCTTTGTTGATCACCTTCAACTACTGGGTTCTCTACAAATCACCGGACAAAAGCTGGTTCATCAGTGCGGATCCCGACATGGCCAACCTGTGGATCTATGCACGCACAGTGCCATCCAAAACCAAGCTGAGCGTGATGATCAGGAAGGCAAGCCAACTCGGCTATGATGTGCGCAAACTGGAATTTCCCGAACAGTGA